The DNA window TACGACCGGATGAAGCCGGGCGAGTGATCGCGGGCCGCCAAGGTGAAAATTATTCACTTGGCGGCTACCCCGTCCCGTGCGCCGCTGGTATGAACCAACCACGCGAACGCACGGGACGGAGACCTCATGCGCAGGTTCGGAACACTGGTGGCGGTGGCGGCTCTGCTCGTCCTCGGCGCGCCCGCCGCTTCGGCCGCTGAAGGCTGGGTGACGGTCGGGTCCGACCGCGCCCGCCCGCTCGACGAGAGCCAGGGCCTCGCCACCGTCGTCCGGCCGGGCGGCACCACGATCCGCTACACCGGTATCGGCACCATCCCGCTCGACCTGCGCGTCAAGGGCTGGAACCACGTCGGCGACCCCGGTTCCGCACTGGGCTACTACGTCGAGCCGTACCAGCGCGACGACCGCGGCGCCAAGCTCTTCCGCGTGCAGGCGCCCGACGGCAAGACCACCGACTACCAGCACGCGCTGGAATCGTGGGAGGCGAACAACAACTCGTTCGCCGCGGTGTCCCCCGACGGCCGCTGGCTTGTCGCGGGCGAGTGGGGCACGATGGACCGCCTGCTCGTGCACCCGATGCCAGGGGTCGCGTTCACCGACCCGGGCAAGAACCTGCCCTACGCCTCGGCGATCCGGCTCGACCACCCCGTGCGCGACGTTCAGGGCTGCGACTTCGTCACCGCGACGCGCCTGCTCTGCTCCTCCGACGATCCCGATGGCAAGCTGTTCGGCGTCACCAAACCCTTGCTGCAGGTGGATCTTTCGGCGCCGGTGCACGGTTCCGACGTCACCGGGAAGGTCCGCTCGCTCGGCCAGCTGCCGCTGGAAAGCGCGTGCGGCGGCGACTTCGAGGCAGAGGGGATCGACTACGACGAGCGGGACGGTACGTTGCGCGTCGTCGTGGTGTCACCCGGCATCTGCGCGGCGATCGACAGCAAGACCTGGCGGTTCCGCGCCGCCTGACGGTTCCTGCTTGGCGTCGTCCGTGCTGTCTGTGCCCTCTTCGGGGGGCGTCGAACCGTTCTCGGACTTCGCCGGGCGGCGCAGCGGCAACGTCGCGCGCTCCCAGAGCTTCTTGCCCTCCTCGGACTTCATGCGCTCGTTGGCGCGCTCCAGTTCGAGGCGGCGCCACTTCCGGCGCTGCCGCCTGGTCGCCTTCGCCGGCCACAACTCCTGGATCGCGCTGTTGAAGTAGGCGCCGCCGACCACGGCGAGCCCGATGAAGAAGGTCAGCAGCAGGAACGCGATCGGCGCGGCCAGCGCGCCGTAGGTGTAGCCGGTCTTGGTGATCCAGGTCAGGTAGATCCGCAGGCCGATGCTGGAGAGCAGGAACACCACCATCGCCAGCACCGCGCCGGGCAGGCCGCGGTGCCACGGCAGCTTCCTCGGCAGCGCGAGCTTGTAGAGCGTGGCGAGCGCGAGCACGATCAGCACACCGAGGATCGGGTAGTAGAGCGTGCCGACCCAGTCCGACACGGTCGGCCGCCAGTCGGCGGGGAAGAACCTCGGCAGCAGGTCGGGGCCGATCGCCAGCAGCGGCAGCCCGATCACCAGCGCCACCAGCGCGCACATGTACAGCAGCAGTGCGAAGATCCGCTGCCACACCTCGTTGCGCACGCCGTACTGGTCGTGGGCGACGGTGATCGCGTCGACGAACGACGACATCGCGGACGAACCCGCCCACAGCGAGATGACGAAACCGATCGAGACGATCTCGCCCTTGCCGACGCTCAGGATGCTGTTGACGGTCGGCTCGATGATCTCCTGCACCGCGTTCGGGCTGAACACCTGGTGGCAGAACCGGATGATCTGGTCGTGCACCGAGGTGACCAGCGTCGGGCCGAACCAGTCGGAGAGGTAACCCACGCTGCCGAGCAGCCCGAGCAGCAGCGGCGGCAGCGACAGCGTCTGCCAGAACGCAGCCTCCGCGGCCTCGGAGAAGATGTTGCCGTCCCACGCCTTGCTGAAAGTGCGCTGGATCAAGCGCAGGGGGCCCTTGCGGGCCGTCTTCACCGCGGCGGGGCCCGGTACCCGCTCAGCCTCGTCTGCTCCGTCCATCGCAGGGTCCAGCATGGTGCATTTCGGTTCTTTTGGCTCGTCGCCCCGCCTGAACTCGGCGAGTTGGCGGACATCACCCGTGCCGATGCCCGCGCCCCGGCGGCGCCCGGGGTAGGCTCTTCGGAGCGCCCTCACTTCCGGTCCGGCACGGTAGCCGGGACTTTTCCGTGGGGGCATTCGCATGTTGTCGCAGGCCGCGAGAGGAGTTGGACGTATCCCGATGTCGGAAACGGCCCAACGCAATCGGACGGAACTCGGCGCGCCGCCGGCGGAGCAGGACTCGACGGCGCGGCCGCTGCGCGCATGGCAGCGCCGCGCGCTGACCAAGTACCTCACCAGCAAGCCGCAGGACTTCCTCGCGGTGGCGACGCCCGGTGCGGGCAAGACCGTGTTCGGCCTGCGCATCGCGGCCGAACTGCTCTCGGACCGGACGATCGAGTCGATCACGATCGTCACCCCGACCGAGCACCTCAAGCACCAGTGGGCGGTTTCGGCGGCGGGCGCCGGGATCGCGATCGACTCGAACTTCCGCAACACCACGGGCGTCACCTCGTCGGACTTCCAGGGCGTCGCGCTGACCTACGCCCAGGTCGCCGCCCATCCGACGCTGCACAGGGTGCGCACGGAAAACCGCAAGACGCTGGTCATCCTCGACGAGATCCACCACGGCGGCGACGCGAAGTCGTGGGGTGACGCGATCCGCGAGGCCTTCACGCCCGCCGTGCGCAGGCTCGAACTCACCGGGACCCCGTTCCGCAGCGACGACTCGCCGATCCCGTTCGTCACGTACGAACCCGACGGCGAAGGCATGATGCGGAGCAGGGCCGACCATTCCTACGGTTATGCCGACGCGCTCGCCGACGGCGTGGTCCGTCCCGTGGTCTTCCTCGCCTATTCCGGCGAGGCTTCCTGGCGGACGAGTGCGGGTGACGAGTTCACCGCGCGCCTCGGCGAGCCGCTGACCGCGGAGCAGAACGCGCGCGCCTGGCGTACCGCGCTCGACCCGGCTGGCGAATGGATTCCGTCCGTGCTGCAGGCCGCCGACACGCGGTTGAACCAGCTCAGGGCGGGCGGCATCCCGGACGCGGGCGGTCTGGTGATCGCCACCGACCAGGATTCGGCGCGCGCCTACGCGAAGATCCTGCAGCGGATTTCCGGCGAGGAGCCGGTGGTCGTGCTCTCCGACGATCCGAAGGCGTCCAAGCGGATCGGCGAGTTCTCCTCGTCGGACGAGCGCTGGCTGGTCGCGGTGCGCATGGTTTCCGAGGGTGTCGACGTGCCGAGGCTCGCCGTCGGCGTCTACGCGACGAGCGCCTCGACCCCGTTGTTCTTCGCGCAGGCCATCGGCCGGTTCGTGCGTGCGCGCAAGCAGGGGGAGACCGCGAGCGTCTTCGTGCCGAGCGTGCCGGTGCTGCTGGAGCTGGCGAGCGAGCTGGAAGCCCAGCGCGACCACGTGCTCGGCAAGCCGCACCGGGAAAAGGACGGCTGGGACGACGAACTGCTCGCCGCGGCGAACCGCACCGAGGACGAGCCTGGCGAGGAGGAGAAGGCGTTCACCTCGCTGGGCGCCTCCGCCGAGCTGGACCAGGTGATCTACGACGGGAACTCGTTCGGCACCGCGGTGTTCTCCGGTTCCGACGAGGAGCAGGAGTACCTCGGGCTGCCCGGTCTGCTGGAACCGGACCAGGTGCGCGCGCTGCTGCGCAAGCGCCAGGAGGAGCAGCTCGCGGACAGCAAGCGGCGCAAGCCGGAGGAGCAGGCGGAGCCCGCCCAGCCGAAGCCGCAGCCGGTCAGCGAGCGGATCGCGGGCCTGCGCAAGGAGCTGAACGCGCTCGTCGGCATGTACCACCACCGGACCAAGAAGCCGCACGGCGCGATCCACAACGAACTGCGCAAGGTGTGCGGCGGCCCGCCGACCGCGATGGCCACCATGGAACAGCTCGAGGAGCGCATCGTCACGCTCCGCTCTTGGTGAATCCCACCCCGTCAACCTGCGGATATGGTCATCCGCTGCCGTTGCCAAACCGTGTCCGAACGCCTTGTTCTGGATCGATCCAGTAATCTTCCCCACCGGCGGTCGCCGACATATGTTGTCGCCCACAACATTTGCGCGACGGTGCGCCGGGCCCGCCCGGATCCCAGGCCCGTCGGCAGGATCTGGAAGGACAGCGGATGCGCAAGAGAACCGTCGCCTTCGTCGCCGCGGCGATGGGCGTCACGCTCACTCTCACCGCGTGCGGCGCCAACAGCGACTCCGGGAGCGGCGGCAGCAGCTCGTCGAACAGCAGCAGCGGCAGCGGCGGCGGCGCCAACGGCAAGGTCGGCGTCATCCTCCCCGAGACGGCCACCTCCGCCAGGTGGGAGGCGTTCGACAAGCCCTACCTCGAGCAGGCGCTCAAGGCGAAGGGCTTCGACGCCGACGTGCAGAACGCGCAGGGCGACGTCCAGAAGTTCACCACGCTGGCCGACGGCATGATCGCCCAGGGCGTGAAGGTGCTCGTCATCGCCTCGATCAACAGCGAGGTCGGCAGCGCGGTCGCGGCGAAGGCCAAGACCGCGGGCATCCCGACCATCGACTACGACCGGCTCAACCTCGGCGGCGGCTCCGACTACTACGTCTCCTTCGACAACGAGAAGGTCGGCGCGCTGCAGGGCCAGGGACTCGCGGATGCGTTGAAGGACAAGAAAGGCGCGCAGGTCATCGAGATCGAGGGCGCGCCGACGGACAACAACGCGACCCTGTTCTACAACGGGCAGCAGAGCGTGCTGAAGGCCAAGTACGCCTCCGGTGACCTCAAGCTCGTGCGCAGCCAGCCCATCGACGACTGGGACAACCAGAAGGGCGGCAGCACCTTCGAGAACATCCTCACCGCCAACGGCGGCAAGGTCGACGGCGTCGTCGCGGCGAACGACGGGCTCGCCGGTGCGGTGATCACCGTGCTGAAGAAGAACGGCCTCGCCGGGAAGGTGCCGGTGACCGGGCAGGACGCCACCGCCGACGGCCTGATGGCGATCCTGCGCGGCGAGCAGTACATGAGCGTGTTCAAGCCGATCAAGGAAGAGGCGGAGAACGCGGCGAACCTCGCGGCCGCGCTTGCCAAGGGAGACAAGGCGGGCGCCGACGCGATCGCCACCGCGGTGTCGAAGGACCCGAAGGGCAACCGCACCGTCAAGTCCGTGCTCCTGCAGCCGCAGCTGACCACAAAGGACAGTGTGAAGAAGGTCGTCGACGAGGGCTACGTCAAGGCGTCGGAGATCTGCGGCGGCGACCTCGCGGCCGCCTGCGCGCAGCTCGGCATCAAGTAGCACCCCCAGCAGCCGGGGCGGGATGAGGTTCCCCCGACATCGCGTCCCGCCCCGGTGTCCAGTGCGCAGCAGAAGGACCAGCAGTGAGCGAACCGATACTCGAACTGAAACACCTGAACAAGAGCTTCGGCCCGGTCCACGTCCTGCACGACGTGGACTTCGCCGTGCGGCCTGGCCAGGTCACCGCGCTCGTCGGCGACAACGGCGCCGGGAAGTCCACTTTGGTCAAGTGCATCGCGGGCATCCACCCGTCGGACTCGGGCGCGATCACCTTCGCCGGGAAGCAGGTGCACGTCCGCGGCCCCAAGGACGCCGCCGAACTCGGCATCGAGGTCGTCTACCAGGACCTCGCGCTCGCAGACAACCTCGACATCGTGCAGAACATGTTCCTCGGCCGCGAGCGCGGGAGTTCCTGGCTGCTCGACGAAGCCAGCATGGAGAAGGCGGCGCGCGAAACGCTCGCGTCGTTGTCCGTGCGTACCGTGAAATCCGTTCGCACGCCCGTTTCCGCGCTTTCCGGCGGCCAGCGCCAGACCGTGGCGATCGCGAAATCCGTGCTGTGGGATAGCAAGGTCGTGCTGCTCGACGAGCCGACCGCCGCGCTCGGCGTCGCGCAGACCCGCCAGGTGCTCGACCTCGTGCGCCGCCTCGCCGAGCAGGGCCTCGGTGTCGTGCTGATCAGCCACAACATGGCCGACGTCTTCGAGGTCGCCGACCGGATCGCGGTGCTCTACCTCGGCAGGCTCGTCGCCGACGTCGCCACGAAGGACGTGACGCACGGCCAGGTCGTCGAACTCATCACCGCGGGCCGGTCGGGCGATCTCGGCCTCGCCCGCCCCGAAGCCGTCGCGCCGTGACCACAGAAAGAACCCGCAATGACTGAAACCTCGGCCAAACCGGAACGCACCGGGGAGCAAGCGAACGGTGTGCCGTCCGGCGCGATCACCGATTTCGGCATCGACACCACGTCGATGTCCACCGGGGAAGCCATCCGCGACTACGGGTCGCGGCTCAAGGCGGGCCAGCTCGGCGCGCTGCCCGCGGTGCTCGGCCTGCTCGTGCTCGTCGTCCTGTTCTCCGCGCTGTCGGACAAGTTCTTCTCCCTCAACAACATCGCGAACCTCCTCGCGCAGGGCGCGGGGCAGACGATCATCGCGATGGGCATCGTGTTCGTGCTGCTGCTCGGCGAGATCGATCTGTCGGCCGGAACCGCCTCCGGTGTCGCGGGCGCGGTGATGGCACTGCACTACGTGCGCAACGGCAACCTGCTCGGCGGCATGCACACCGGCGTGTTCTACGCCTTCCTCGCCGTGCTCGCGGTCGCCGTGCTGCTCGGGATCTTCCTGCGGATCTGGGCCGGTGCCGCGTTCGCGTTCGTCGCGATCGTGCTCGCGCTGTCCGGGGCCGCGGCGAACCCGTGGGTCGAAATGCTGCTCGCCATCAGCGTCGGCGCCGCGATCGGCTGCATCACCGGGTTCCTGGTGTCCAAGATCGGCATGCCGTCGTTCGTGGTGACCCTGGCGCTGTTCATCGTGTGGCAGGGCGTGATCCTGCAGTTCATCGGCCAGGGCGGCACGCTCGGGATCAGCACCTCCGAGGTGTTGTTCAAGGTGGCCAACGGAAACCTGTCCACGCTCGGGAGCTGGCTGCTGTTCGTGCTCGGCGCGGGCGGGTTCGCCGCGGTCACGCTCGGGCAGCACTTCTCCCGGCTCAAGCGCGGGCTCGTCACCCAGCCGACCCCGCTCGTGCTGTTCAAGGTCGGCGCGGTCGCGGTGCTCGCCGCCGTCGCCACGTACCTGTTCACGATCAACAGGGCGCCGAACCCGAACATCGTGATCTCCGGTGTGCCGTACGTGGTCCCGATCGTGCTGGTGCTGCTCGTCGCGGGCACCTACGTGCTCAACCGCACCAAGTACGGCAGGCACATCTACGCCGTCGGCGGCAACCGCGAGGCGGCGCGCCGGGCCGGGATCAACGTCGACAAGATCAGGGCCAGCGTGTTCGTGATCTGCTCGACCGTGGCCGCGGTCGGCGCGATCGTCTACTCGTCGAAGGTCGGCTCGGTCGACCCGCAGGCTGGCGGTCTCAACACGCTGCTGTTCGCCGTCGGCGCCGCGGTGATCGGCGGGACCTCGCTGTTCGGCGGCCGCGGCCGGATCGTGGACGCGGTGATCGGCGGCGCCGTGCTCGCCGTCGTGACCAACGCGCTCGGCCTGCTCGGACAGCCGCCCGCGGTGGTCAACGTGATCACCGGACTCGTGCTCATGCTGGCCGCCACGGTCGACGCGCTGTCCCGCCGTCGCGCCGCCACGGCGCCCCGCTGAGCCGTCCATGGAATGATAAGGCCCGTGACCAGCACGCCTGTTGCACGACCAGACGAGGTGCGCCGGCACAACCGCACGACCTTGTTGCGGCTCCTGCACATCGGGGGACCGGTCACCAGGGCGACGCTGGCCAACGAGCTCGGGTTGAACCGCAGCACCATCAAGACGCTGGTCGACGGCCTCGCCGAGGCCGGGGTCGTGGAGGAACGGGTACCTCGTCCAGGGCGGGGGGCCGGCCGCCCCTCGCTACTGGTGCTGCCCCAGCCGCAGGCAGCCGTGGTGCTCGCGGTCGACATCCAGGTCGAGCACGTCGCGATCGCGTTCGTCGGGCTCGGCGGGCAGATCCTCGGCCGCAACAGCTGGAACCTGCACGGCCGCAACCGCGAGCCGGGCGAGGTCATCACGCACATCGTCGACTCGGCGACCGTGCTCGCCGGCGATCTCGGCTGCATCCCTTCCGGCGCCGGGGTTTCGGTGCCCGGCGTGGTCCGGCGCGCGGACGGGCACGTGCACGAGGCGCCCAACCTGCGCTGGACCGACATCGCGCTCGGCGAGCGGCTGACGAGCGTGCTGCGGGTCCCGGTGCTGGTCGGCAACGACGCCGAGCTGGGCGCCGTCGCCGAGCACCTCCGCGGCTCGGCACGCGGTTCTTCGGACGCGGTGTACGTCTCGGCCGATGTCGGTGTCGGCGGTGGCGTGATCGCCGAGGGCGCCTCCCTGCGCGGGGCGGCCGGGTACGTGGGAGAGCTGGGCCACATGGTGATCCGGCCGGGCGGCCGTGGCTGCTACTGCGGCAGCAGCGGCTGCTGGGAAACCGAAGTCGGGGAGGCGGCGCTGTGCCGCGCGCTCGGCCTGCCCGAGGACACGCCCAGGGGAGCGATCCTCGTCGAGCTGAAAGAGCTCGCACAGGACGCCGAGGCGGCCGTACGGCGCCTCGGGGAGTTCGCCGAGTGGCTCACCCTGGGGCTGGTCAACGTGGTCAACCTGCTCGGCCCGCAGCTCGTCGTGCTCGGCGACCTGTTCACCATGCTGCCGCCCCCGGTGCTCGACTCCGTCACGGCGGCCGTGCGGCGCCGGAGCCTGGTCAGCAGGGCGGTCGGCGGCACGGACATCGTCTGTTCGAGCCTCGGCGCCGACGTGAAGCTGCTCGGGGCCGCCGAGGTAGCCTTCGAGCAGGTGCTCGACACGGTCTGAACCTGGCCCGAAAACGAAAGGTGGCGAGTGCTCTGGGAGCACTCGCCACCTGTCAGAGAAAGACTCTTCGTCAGCCTCGCTGAATGTCCGCTGCCATTTCCTTGAGCTTGTTCTCGTGCTCCCGAGCGTGGTGTCCGCAGAAGAGCAACTCGCCGCCAGTGCTGAGTACGGCGCGAACCTGTGCTGCGGCACCGCACCGGTCGCAACGGTCGGCAGCGGTCAGTTCGGGGCGGGTGAGCGTAGGTGATGTCATGGGAGTCTCCCTCCGTCCCGGCACCGGTTGCCCGATGCCATCGATCCAGCTACGACCACTTCGGCACTGACTCCGGGGGCGGGGTCGCCACCGGCTCCGCGGTGTTCGTTGCTTCCACTCTTGCAGACGTTCGGCGGGCCGCAAGTGTTCCCGCGCCGGTGGGAGGTGTGTCACGCCGAATTACCCCGGATGTCGTAGATCATTCCCGCGGACCGGGACGCGGAGTAACGGATTTTGCCGTTTCCCCAGGTGAAAGTGCCTGCGTAGGCGGGTACCGCGGCATCCGTCCGGCGTATCAAGTCCCGGCCCGCGCCGATCTTGTTCGTTCACAGCGGAATTCCGTGACGCGCTGTGGGGGATGGTCACAATGCGGGCTCTTCGGCGTGTCGCGACCTCCGGGCGTGTCGTCCCGGCGCGCGGGACGACCCGACGTAGTCACCGGACCACCGTGAGAGACTGCACCGCGATGGCGCTGCTCGACGAGATCCGGCGGTTCCCCGGTGCGCTCGCCCGGGATGAGATGGCCGTTGCGATGGCGCGCGGGCTGCCCGCGGCCGGGCTCGCCGACGCCCTGTCCGGCCCCGAGTTCCGGGTCACGCCGGTCTCCGGTGACTGGACGGCCGAGCGGCTGCGCGCGCTGCTCACGGCGTTGCACGGACTGGACGCGGTGGGTGTGCTCGCGTGCCTGTCCGCGGCAGACCTCGCCGCCGACGACACGCCCGACCGCGCGCTCCGGGACTGGCTCGAAGGCGGCATCCCTCCACTGTGGACATCGCAGCGGACGGGACGGCGATACGCCGCGCTGGATGGCACGCTCACCGCGGGCGACCGAACGCTGGTGTCCGTTGTGGACAGTGAGGCGCGGCTGCAACCGGCCGAACTGCTGGCGCACTCCTTGCGGGGCAACGGAATCCTGATCGTCACCCCGACCGCCGACGACGTGACCGAACTGGTCAGGTCGTCGGGTCTTCTCCCGTCGCTTTGGGCGTGACCTTTTCCGCCGCGGCGAGCTTGGAGTGCTTGCGGCCGTAGAAGAAGTAGATCGCGAGGCCGAGCAGGAGCCAGACCGCGAACCGGATCCAGGTGAGCACGTCCAGGTTCAGCATCAGGTACAGGCAGGCGAGCGCGGCGGCGATCGGCAGCACCGGCGAAAGCGGCACCGTGAAGGGGCGCTTGAGATCGGGGCGCTTCTTGCGCAGCACCGGCACCGCGAGCGCGACGATGATCATCGCCGACAGCGCGCCGATGCTCACCATGTCCGACAGCTCGCTGATCGGGACGAACGCGGCCAGCGCCGCGATCAGCACCGCGCCGCCGATCGTCATCCGGTGCGGGGTGCCCCATTTCGGGTGCGCCTCGCCGATCTTCTTCGGCAGCAGGCCGTCGCGGCCCATCGCGAACCCGATCCGCCCGATCGTCACCAGCTCCACCATCATCACCGAGGTCAGCCCGGTGATCGCGCCGACGGAGATGAGCGCGCCGACCCAGCGCTGGCCGACCTGGTTGAACGCGTCCGCGAGCGGCGCGCCCTCGTCGATGTCGGTGTAGTGCACCATGCCGGTGAGCACCAGCGACACGCCGATGTAGAGGATCGCGCAGATGCCCAGCGCGCCGAGGATGCCGACCCGCAGGTCCTTGCGCGGGTTGCGGGTCTCCTCGCCGAGGTTCGCCAGCGCCTCGAAACCGGTGTAGGCGAAGAACACCACCGCCGCCGCGGTGACCATGCCCGCGATCCCGTACACCGACTGCTGCAGCCCCAGCGCCGCTTGCACGACGGGCTGGTGCAACGTCCCCGTACCGGAGGTCGGCGGCTGCGCGTCCGGGATGAACGGGGTGAGGTTCGAGCCCTTGATGAAGAACACGCCGACCACCAGGATCAGCACGCACACCGCGACCTTCACCAGCACGAGCGCGTTGGTGAACAGGGAGGACTGCTTGATCCCCGCCACGGCGACCGTGGTCAGCAGCGCGATGATCAGCACCGCGCCGATATTGACCGTCGCGTCCTCGCCGAACAGGTTCTGCGGCAGCCCGAGCAGGTTCGCCAGGTATCCCGACCAGCCGCGCGAGACGACCGCGGCGCCGAGCGCGAACTCCAGCAGCAGGTCCCAGCCGATGATCCAGGCGAAGATCTCGCCGAGCGTGGCGAACGCGTAGGTGTAGGCGCTGCCCGCGGTCGGCACGCTCGACGCCAGTTCGGCGTAGCAGAGCGCGGCGAGCCCGGCGACCACCGCGCCGATCACGAAGGACAGCGTCACCGAAGGCCCGGCGTGGCTCTTCGCCTCCACACCGGCGAGCGTGAAGATGCCGGTGCCGATGATGATGCCGACACCGAAGCCGATCAGATCACGCCCGCGTAGCCGCCGTTTCAGCTCCCCGGAGTTCTGCCGTTCGAGAACGTCGTCGACATTGAGTGTCCGCGTCACGCCCATCCGGAAACAGTAGAAGGTCGGCGACCCCGGTGCAGGCCGACACGACCCCTAATCCGCCGGGTTTTTTCCCGGCCCGGTGAGGTCCTGCTCCTGGGCGAGGATCGCGGCCTGCACCCGCGAGCGGAGGCCGAGTTTCGTCAGCACCCTGGACACGTGGGTCTTGACGGTGGTTTCGCCGATGAACAGCCGGTGCCCGATTTCCGCATTGGACAGTCCGTCGCCGAGGCACCCCAGCACTTCCCGCTCCCGCTCGGTGAGCGCGGCCAGCTCGGCGGGTGCCTGCGCCGGTTCGGCGGGGCCCGCGGCGAACGCGGTGATCAGCTTCCTGGTCACCTGCGGGGCCAGCACTCCTTCGCCCGCCGCGACCAGGCACACCGCCTCCACCAGCCTCGGTGCTTCGACCGATTTGAGCAGGAAGCCGCCCGCGCCCGCGCGCAGCGCCGCGTACACGTACTCGTCGACGTCGAAGGTGGTCAGCACCAGCACCTGCGCCAGTTCGTCGGCCACGATCTGCTTCGTGGCGGCGATCCCGTCGACACCGGGCATGCGCACGTCCATCAGGACCACGTCGGGCCGCAGCGCCCGCGCCTGCCGGATCGCGGCCGCGCCGTCGGCGGCTTCCCCGACCACCTCGATCCCCGGCGCGTTGTCCAGGATGAGCACCAGCCCCGCCCTGATCGCGCCGTGGTCGTCGGCGACGAGCACCTTCACCGGCTCCTCGGTCACGAGCCCATCCCCGCGATCGGCAGCCGCGCCCGTACCGACCACGACGAGCCCGTTGGCCCCGCCGACAGCGAGCCGCCCACCGCGGCCGCCCGTTCCCGCATGTTCAACAGTCCTCTCCCGGTGCCGGACGCGGCACCCGCGTCCGGCGGCAGCTCGTTGGTCACCTCGACGTGCAGTGTCCCCGCCACCCTGCGGACGGTGACGACCGCGTCGGTGTTCGGCGCGTGCTTCACCGCGTTCGTCAGCGCCTCCTGCGCGATCCGGTACGCGGTCAGGTCGACCGCCGCGGGCAACGGGTTGTCCTCGTCCAGTTCGGTGCGCACGTCGACGCGCATCCCGGTGGCCCGCGCGGAGTCGACGAGCACGGACAGGTCCGCCAGCCTGGCCGGCGCGGTCTTCTCGTCCTCGTCCGCCCTGGTGGACTGCAGCAGCCCGATCATCGCCCGCATCTC is part of the Amycolatopsis sp. CA-230715 genome and encodes:
- a CDS encoding YihY/virulence factor BrkB family protein produces the protein MLDPAMDGADEAERVPGPAAVKTARKGPLRLIQRTFSKAWDGNIFSEAAEAAFWQTLSLPPLLLGLLGSVGYLSDWFGPTLVTSVHDQIIRFCHQVFSPNAVQEIIEPTVNSILSVGKGEIVSIGFVISLWAGSSAMSSFVDAITVAHDQYGVRNEVWQRIFALLLYMCALVALVIGLPLLAIGPDLLPRFFPADWRPTVSDWVGTLYYPILGVLIVLALATLYKLALPRKLPWHRGLPGAVLAMVVFLLSSIGLRIYLTWITKTGYTYGALAAPIAFLLLTFFIGLAVVGGAYFNSAIQELWPAKATRRQRRKWRRLELERANERMKSEEGKKLWERATLPLRRPAKSENGSTPPEEGTDSTDDAKQEPSGGAEPPGLAVDRRADAG
- a CDS encoding DEAD/DEAH box helicase, with the protein product MSETAQRNRTELGAPPAEQDSTARPLRAWQRRALTKYLTSKPQDFLAVATPGAGKTVFGLRIAAELLSDRTIESITIVTPTEHLKHQWAVSAAGAGIAIDSNFRNTTGVTSSDFQGVALTYAQVAAHPTLHRVRTENRKTLVILDEIHHGGDAKSWGDAIREAFTPAVRRLELTGTPFRSDDSPIPFVTYEPDGEGMMRSRADHSYGYADALADGVVRPVVFLAYSGEASWRTSAGDEFTARLGEPLTAEQNARAWRTALDPAGEWIPSVLQAADTRLNQLRAGGIPDAGGLVIATDQDSARAYAKILQRISGEEPVVVLSDDPKASKRIGEFSSSDERWLVAVRMVSEGVDVPRLAVGVYATSASTPLFFAQAIGRFVRARKQGETASVFVPSVPVLLELASELEAQRDHVLGKPHREKDGWDDELLAAANRTEDEPGEEEKAFTSLGASAELDQVIYDGNSFGTAVFSGSDEEQEYLGLPGLLEPDQVRALLRKRQEEQLADSKRRKPEEQAEPAQPKPQPVSERIAGLRKELNALVGMYHHRTKKPHGAIHNELRKVCGGPPTAMATMEQLEERIVTLRSW
- a CDS encoding sugar ABC transporter substrate-binding protein → MRKRTVAFVAAAMGVTLTLTACGANSDSGSGGSSSSNSSSGSGGGANGKVGVILPETATSARWEAFDKPYLEQALKAKGFDADVQNAQGDVQKFTTLADGMIAQGVKVLVIASINSEVGSAVAAKAKTAGIPTIDYDRLNLGGGSDYYVSFDNEKVGALQGQGLADALKDKKGAQVIEIEGAPTDNNATLFYNGQQSVLKAKYASGDLKLVRSQPIDDWDNQKGGSTFENILTANGGKVDGVVAANDGLAGAVITVLKKNGLAGKVPVTGQDATADGLMAILRGEQYMSVFKPIKEEAENAANLAAALAKGDKAGADAIATAVSKDPKGNRTVKSVLLQPQLTTKDSVKKVVDEGYVKASEICGGDLAAACAQLGIK
- a CDS encoding ATP-binding cassette domain-containing protein, whose product is MSEPILELKHLNKSFGPVHVLHDVDFAVRPGQVTALVGDNGAGKSTLVKCIAGIHPSDSGAITFAGKQVHVRGPKDAAELGIEVVYQDLALADNLDIVQNMFLGRERGSSWLLDEASMEKAARETLASLSVRTVKSVRTPVSALSGGQRQTVAIAKSVLWDSKVVLLDEPTAALGVAQTRQVLDLVRRLAEQGLGVVLISHNMADVFEVADRIAVLYLGRLVADVATKDVTHGQVVELITAGRSGDLGLARPEAVAP
- a CDS encoding sugar ABC transporter permease; translated protein: MTETSAKPERTGEQANGVPSGAITDFGIDTTSMSTGEAIRDYGSRLKAGQLGALPAVLGLLVLVVLFSALSDKFFSLNNIANLLAQGAGQTIIAMGIVFVLLLGEIDLSAGTASGVAGAVMALHYVRNGNLLGGMHTGVFYAFLAVLAVAVLLGIFLRIWAGAAFAFVAIVLALSGAAANPWVEMLLAISVGAAIGCITGFLVSKIGMPSFVVTLALFIVWQGVILQFIGQGGTLGISTSEVLFKVANGNLSTLGSWLLFVLGAGGFAAVTLGQHFSRLKRGLVTQPTPLVLFKVGAVAVLAAVATYLFTINRAPNPNIVISGVPYVVPIVLVLLVAGTYVLNRTKYGRHIYAVGGNREAARRAGINVDKIRASVFVICSTVAAVGAIVYSSKVGSVDPQAGGLNTLLFAVGAAVIGGTSLFGGRGRIVDAVIGGAVLAVVTNALGLLGQPPAVVNVITGLVLMLAATVDALSRRRAATAPR
- a CDS encoding ROK family transcriptional regulator; translated protein: MIRPVTSTPVARPDEVRRHNRTTLLRLLHIGGPVTRATLANELGLNRSTIKTLVDGLAEAGVVEERVPRPGRGAGRPSLLVLPQPQAAVVLAVDIQVEHVAIAFVGLGGQILGRNSWNLHGRNREPGEVITHIVDSATVLAGDLGCIPSGAGVSVPGVVRRADGHVHEAPNLRWTDIALGERLTSVLRVPVLVGNDAELGAVAEHLRGSARGSSDAVYVSADVGVGGGVIAEGASLRGAAGYVGELGHMVIRPGGRGCYCGSSGCWETEVGEAALCRALGLPEDTPRGAILVELKELAQDAEAAVRRLGEFAEWLTLGLVNVVNLLGPQLVVLGDLFTMLPPPVLDSVTAAVRRRSLVSRAVGGTDIVCSSLGADVKLLGAAEVAFEQVLDTV
- a CDS encoding DUF7455 domain-containing protein is translated as MTSPTLTRPELTAADRCDRCGAAAQVRAVLSTGGELLFCGHHAREHENKLKEMAADIQRG
- a CDS encoding DUF6885 family protein; the encoded protein is MRDCTAMALLDEIRRFPGALARDEMAVAMARGLPAAGLADALSGPEFRVTPVSGDWTAERLRALLTALHGLDAVGVLACLSAADLAADDTPDRALRDWLEGGIPPLWTSQRTGRRYAALDGTLTAGDRTLVSVVDSEARLQPAELLAHSLRGNGILIVTPTADDVTELVRSSGLLPSLWA